A stretch of the Gloeocapsa sp. PCC 73106 genome encodes the following:
- a CDS encoding DUF1993 domain-containing protein, with amino-acid sequence MERQKITALQNIFSSRLDTLSHLLEIGESHFADNVETLLQRRIAPDMLPFGTQIAFTCNQPRNFALWCMGQLDNNLNPEVVSLTEARNHISSTKELIASINTTDSKLEEIKRLDEPGQGLYIELPGLSYVNDFLMPNFYFHLTTAYNILRMAGAPIGKRDFMLHLVPFLKHQGEE; translated from the coding sequence ATGGAAAGACAGAAAATTACAGCATTGCAAAATATTTTCAGCTCTAGGCTTGATACGTTGAGCCATCTCTTAGAGATAGGGGAAAGTCATTTTGCAGACAATGTGGAAACCCTATTACAACGTCGCATAGCTCCTGATATGCTTCCTTTTGGCACACAGATCGCATTTACTTGTAATCAGCCTCGAAACTTTGCCTTGTGGTGTATGGGACAGTTGGATAATAATTTAAATCCTGAGGTAGTGTCTTTAACTGAGGCTCGCAACCATATTTCATCCACGAAAGAGCTAATTGCGAGTATAAATACTACTGATAGTAAACTCGAGGAGATCAAACGACTTGATGAGCCTGGGCAAGGACTATATATAGAATTGCCTGGACTCTCCTATGTAAATGATTTTCTGATGCCAAATTTTTATTTTCATCTAACCACAGCATACAACATCCTGCGTATGGCGGGGGCCCCAATCGGCAAGCGCGATTTTATGCTGCATTTAGTGCCTTTCTTGAAGCATCAAGGTGAGGAATAG